GTTTGAGGTTTTTCTTGACAGTGACGACAAAGTTGAGGGACTTGAATCGTCTTTCCAGTCGGTCGCAATCTACATCTGACCCCTTACGACTACTCAGTTTAGACTCGGTTTCAAAATCCACATTGTTTATGATCAGGCAGAGCCCACATGGGTTGGCATCCATCTTGTAGTTCTGAAAGCACATTAGAGTAATCCTgtttacataagacttaattgGATTTAATTGGAGTGGCCTCCTCTTAACTATGAGTAATTAACACCTCAGTGTGTGATACATCTTGGAAATTCATGgctatactgtatgtcaaatgTTGAACGGCATTTTCATGAGCATTAGTAAGGTATAGCTAGCTGGTTAGCAGTTTTGTAAAACCTGGCTCTgctcaaacaaacagacacactcattAGATAAGCTATTGAAAGTATGTTTCTGGTTATTACgcacttttcatttttaagGTCATTTTTTCAGTGGTCCATAGAGGAAATCTTGCAACAGCTCTGGATGAATTCATAAGTAGATTGATAACAGGCACTAATTACTTTTTGACTGAAGAAGCCAATAAGAAGGCTACATTACCTGGATGCTGTCACTTCTAGGTCTTGGCCTAGGGGATATGTCTGGATCTGCAAAAACATGGGGTCGGGAAAAAGGACAACTTGAAACGTGCCACATTCCTGGAGGCTGGAGATTTTCATTAGTACTCAGTATtcaataaatatgcaaatatacagGTCTATACAGAGCTGCTGAGTGTCTCATCCTTCAGGCACTCGACTGTGTGGGCCGCACCGCATGACATCACATGTGGACTATGGCTGAGGACGGCTATAGCTGCTGCAAGTTAAGTGTCCTCATCCAGCTCAATGTCTATGGGAGCTTAGCTCCAGTGCATAATTGGCTGTAGTTGTTCCATGCATCATAGTGCTCCAGTTCACCCCTTCAGGAGCCCATAGACCAGCTCCACAAGCCACCCATGAAGCATCTCTATTTGTGTAAGATTAACTGGTGAACTATAACCACCCTCTTCCAAATTGTCAGAGGGGGTTACAGCAGTGAGCTTGTTCTCCACATACGGTATTGCATATGGGGAAAAAATTGGGGGTCACATAAAATTAACAGGACTAAAAAGGCAACTTGAATAACTGAAACTGGTATTCAAAAATAGGTCATCTCTGTATGACAGGACGTAAAAATACTGGCCTTGGGGTGTCACAAACAGTTTTTCAGTTCAATTAGGATGTACTGTCCATATTCATTGTAATGGTATGACAATTGACCACTTACATGGTGAAGGAAGAGGATCTGGTTTTGTGACATCTGGTAGAGGGGTGAAGTCACATTTGTCAGGTTTGTTACCACCCTTGGTATTGTCTGTCAGGAATGGTTCTACTGAAATAAGCAgacaaaaaaggttttaaaaaagtaacaaaaacaacagtacTCTCTGTGCTTGACATCAGTGCCCCTGCAGCAATTACCTGACTCCATACCCCAGCTGTAAGAAGTCCTTAACCCCTTTTCAGGGCACAATATTTTAGAGAAGAGCTCAGACAGTGCCAGAACAGTACGGCTTCAGTTGACCGCCCTATGGACAGCATCACATGTCTTGCCCTTTCTCTGTAATTTTTAAGCCAAGTACGCTACATTAatgagaaagagtgaaagagaagaGACCTAGCACTCACCGAGTGGCACAGGCAGAACATTCGGCCGCACAGGCGGGGGCACAGGGGGGCTGGGCGAGTCCCCATTCTGCAGGAACTGCACTATGTGTCCCTGTCCGGTTTCCAGGAGACACTCCAGGAATGCTGGGAAGGCCCGGCTCCCACGCATCTCCAGGTCTTGCACCAGCCTCCTGGCCTGGTCCCGACGGGTGCCTGCAATCTGcatgtacaatatacagtattacatCCCTGTTTTTTTACTGTGTTACTTTTCTTAAGTATTCTAAAAAGCAGACACGGAGTGCGGTGACACTCATTCCCTACCTGAATTTCATCTATCATGTCCTGGTTAAAGATCCCTCTGGACAGCAGTCCATCATATAGAACTGACGGGTCCAACTTTGAGACAAGATTGGACCGATTGCTAAGAAGAATCCTCCTGTCTCTTGGGTCCATTCTGTGAATGGAAAGGAGAAGGACGTGATTAAGTAATCAAAGTCACTGTGGCAAAGTCAACCTAAGAGGAATCAGACAAGACTTAACATTGCACTGGCTTCCAGAATGTGAATTAGTTCAGTCCACAgcttttaatatttgtttttaattagctACTCAATTAAACTAACTTACACTACCAGGATCACAACAGTACACATCAAAGCCCAGCTAAGCCAGCttgaaattgagctggtcaagctggtcataagatggtctagctgggtatgagttggtcaaccagcatagccaagctggtcataaagctggtcccACTGTAtatgagctagtcaaccagctagtgctggtagcttgtctgagctaaTAGCATGGATTAGACGTTCAATACAGAGTAAGAGACTAAACCATGTCTCCAATGTTTAATAGTTCAGAATCTGGATTGGGCAGCTTGCCTGATAGTACATAGCTGCATAAcgtgactgtatatatatttttttaagtaaaataaactaataaaaaagCTCAGACAATATAAAACAACATATCTCAAGACTTCTTACAAATTAGCAAGACAGCAGGTAAACTGATTTCACAACTATAATTACTACCAGTTGATTTTGTATACTCTGTTAATTTAGCAAATGACTAGCAAGTAACGCAAACACTAACGTTAACCACTTTGTAAATGACTTGAAACAGGATACCGTACGTACTCATGTAGCTAATCTGCTGGTTATGTCGGTAGGTGATTAGATAGTGGTCGGTAACCAACAGCGACTGTTGACAATATGTTACATACAAAACTAACAACGAGAACAAAGCGACAACACTCACTTACATGTATAATTATAGTTATATGACCCCCAAAGCTAATTCTGTCCAAACAAAAATCGTCGCGAGTTTCCTttctgacattaccttatttcccTGCAGGTTTCATCAGTTTGACTCATTCGGGTTCACTTCCTTGTTATCGTAGTGAAGACACGCCCAGCGTCACTCAACGTAATGACGCTTAACTGTGACACACGGAGCGAATGCGGGGCAAACGGAATCAGCTGAATCGCCGGTCTATTTGTTATCACTGCGTCGAAGCACCTAGATACGATAAATATTTATGATTAAGGAGTTAAAATAAGACAGGGTAAAAACGCCTGTGGTATGGTGATCTGGACCGCCTGATCTACCGATTTTCTTGCGGTGCGTTTAAATCCATCATGCATgcggtagctagctagctggcctGACGTTACTAACGTTACTCGGGATGGGAGGAATTCATACGTTTATACAGCTGGGGAATTAACCAGCGAGCTAATTGGCGACAGGCTAACACTGCACACTTCAGATTAACGTATTGGTAGTATAATAATTAAGAAGATCCGATAATCTCAGCTATTTTAATTCCGAAGGTCGCATGTGGACTAGGTTGGTTTCCCTTTACTCGATCAGTCAATCTAGCTAGCAAGGAAGCATCGATTATGATGTTGCCATTTTAGCTATACAAGCTCCAGTAACAGTCAAGAGCTTGCCAGATATCTTTCTAGATGCTTTAACAATATACATAGGACTTTATTTATCAGCTCCATATAGGGCGAATCTGAATGGGGGACGTTTTTAGGATGTATCATCGGTATTTATGTATTAACTTGTATGATATTAGCTAGttggttgtgtttgttttgttgtggcaTTGTTAACGCTTTCTGATCACCTGCATATACCAGCTAAGGTTTTGTGGAAAAAGCTCcacatattaaataatttctctgc
Above is a genomic segment from Conger conger chromosome 10, fConCon1.1, whole genome shotgun sequence containing:
- the casp9 gene encoding caspase-9 isoform X1, translating into MSQTDETCREIRMDPRDRRILLSNRSNLVSKLDPSVLYDGLLSRGIFNQDMIDEIQIAGTRRDQARRLVQDLEMRGSRAFPAFLECLLETGQGHIVQFLQNGDSPSPPVPPPVRPNVLPVPLVEPFLTDNTKGGNKPDKCDFTPLPDVTKPDPLPSPYPDISPRPRPRSDSIQNYKMDANPCGLCLIINNVDFETESKLSSRKGSDVDCDRLERRFKSLNFVVTVKKNLKQRQIKQELSRLSKEDHSKYDCCVVIILSHGTEASHSRFPGAVHGVDGPSVPIQNITNYLNGQHCPTLQSKPKLFFIQACGGGEKDTGFEVSPEEVTPQEGGVDDQTDALPVSSSSDSLSCSDEVDARATLPTPSDILVSYSTFPGYVSWRDTMTGSWYVETMDRVLEENAATNDLVTMLTLVNSEVSQISAKGLYKQMPGSFNFLRKRFFFQTPPQ
- the casp9 gene encoding caspase-9 isoform X3; this translates as MDPRDRRILLSNRSNLVSKLDPSVLYDGLLSRGIFNQDMIDEIQIAGTRRDQARRLVQDLEMRGSRAFPAFLECLLETGQGHIVQFLQNGDSPSPPVPPPVRPNVLPVPLVEPFLTDNTKGGNKPDKCDFTPLPDVTKPDPLPSPYPDISPRPRPRSDSIQNYKMDANPCGLCLIINNVDFETESKLSSRKGSDVDCDRLERRFKSLNFVVTVKKNLKQRQIKQELSRLSKEDHSKYDCCVVIILSHGTEASHSRFPGAVHGVDGPSVPIQNITNYLNGQHCPTLQSKPKLFFIQACGGGEKDTGFEVSPEEVTPQEGGVDDQTDALPVSSSSDSLSCSDEVDARATLPTPSDILVSYSTFPGYVSWRDTMTGSWYVETMDRVLEENAATNDLVTMLTLVNSEVSQISAKGLYKQMPGSFNFLRKRFFFQTPPQ
- the casp9 gene encoding caspase-9 isoform X2, with the protein product MSQTDETCREIRMDPRDRRILLSNRSNLVSKLDPSVLYDGLLSRGIFNQDMIDEIQIAGTRRDQARRLVQDLEMRGSRAFPAFLECLLETGQGHIVQFLQNGDSPSPPVPPPVRPNVLPVPLEPFLTDNTKGGNKPDKCDFTPLPDVTKPDPLPSPYPDISPRPRPRSDSIQNYKMDANPCGLCLIINNVDFETESKLSSRKGSDVDCDRLERRFKSLNFVVTVKKNLKQRQIKQELSRLSKEDHSKYDCCVVIILSHGTEASHSRFPGAVHGVDGPSVPIQNITNYLNGQHCPTLQSKPKLFFIQACGGGEKDTGFEVSPEEVTPQEGGVDDQTDALPVSSSSDSLSCSDEVDARATLPTPSDILVSYSTFPGYVSWRDTMTGSWYVETMDRVLEENAATNDLVTMLTLVNSEVSQISAKGLYKQMPGSFNFLRKRFFFQTPPQ